A genome region from Microbacterium profundi includes the following:
- a CDS encoding zinc-dependent alcohol dehydrogenase: MKALTWQGKRNVTVEQVADPVIEKPTDAIIKVTSSAICGSDLHLYELLGPFIDRGDILGHEPMGTVVEVGSEVADLAVGDRVVIPFNIACGHCFMCRHGLQSQCETTQVREYGSGAALFGYTKLYGQIPGGQAEYLRVPFADYNHIRVGVDLPDDRYLYLSDILPTAWQGVEYAHVPEGGTLAVMGLGPVGQFVSRIGIHRGHRVIAIDPVPERREMAERHGVLTYDLTDTVIEELRDLTDGRGADSVVDAVGLEAHGSTGIGLVQQAVGLLPDAVARPMLDKAGLDRLAALYASIDLVRRGGTVSLSGVYAGDADILPMKTMFDKQLSLRMGQCNVKRWVDDILPLVEDPSDPLGVMDLATHHASLEDAPDLYGTFQRKEDGCIKVVLNP; this comes from the coding sequence ATGAAGGCACTCACCTGGCAGGGCAAGCGCAACGTGACGGTCGAACAGGTGGCAGACCCGGTGATCGAGAAACCGACGGATGCCATCATCAAAGTGACGTCGTCAGCCATCTGCGGCTCCGACCTGCACCTGTACGAACTACTCGGCCCGTTCATCGACCGCGGAGACATCCTTGGTCATGAGCCGATGGGCACGGTCGTGGAGGTCGGATCGGAAGTGGCGGATCTCGCCGTCGGAGACCGCGTCGTGATCCCGTTCAACATCGCCTGCGGGCACTGCTTCATGTGCCGTCACGGTCTGCAGTCGCAGTGCGAGACGACACAGGTCCGCGAGTACGGAAGCGGCGCCGCGCTGTTCGGCTACACGAAGCTGTACGGCCAGATACCCGGCGGACAGGCGGAGTACCTTCGGGTGCCGTTCGCCGACTACAACCACATCCGCGTCGGCGTGGACCTTCCCGACGATCGGTATCTCTACCTCAGCGACATCCTGCCCACGGCGTGGCAAGGGGTCGAGTACGCCCACGTACCCGAAGGAGGCACGCTCGCAGTCATGGGCCTCGGACCGGTGGGCCAGTTCGTCTCCCGCATCGGCATCCATCGCGGCCACCGGGTGATCGCGATCGATCCCGTACCGGAACGTCGTGAGATGGCCGAGCGGCACGGCGTGCTGACGTACGACCTGACCGACACGGTGATCGAGGAACTCCGTGACCTCACCGACGGCCGAGGAGCCGACTCGGTCGTCGACGCCGTGGGGCTCGAAGCGCACGGGTCCACAGGCATCGGGCTCGTGCAGCAGGCCGTGGGGCTGCTGCCGGATGCCGTCGCCAGGCCCATGCTCGACAAGGCGGGTCTGGATCGGCTCGCGGCGCTGTACGCGTCCATCGATCTCGTACGTCGTGGCGGCACGGTGTCACTCAGCGGCGTCTACGCCGGCGACGCTGACATCCTGCCGATGAAGACGATGTTCGACAAGCAGCTGAGCCTTCGTATGGGCCAGTGCAATGTCAAGCGCTGGGTGGACGATATCCTCCCGCTCGTCGAAGACCCCTCGGATCCGCTCGGCGTGATGGATCTCGCCACGCATCACGCCTCACTCGAGGACGCGCCGGATCTCTACGGTACGTTCCAGCGCAAGGAGGACGGCTGCATCAAAGTCGTGCTGAACCCGTGA
- a CDS encoding DUF7882 family protein, producing MGTLFYDSSGSPIHIEDRALAHLKVVIATRLRRHESFTLSWDHPDGDPGGRSTIWLHPSIPLRFVFDAPEPPALNGRWIEDLMNSVSSTGGIVLGDELIEPNQ from the coding sequence ATGGGCACTCTCTTCTACGACAGCTCCGGAAGTCCGATCCATATCGAGGATCGGGCTCTCGCACACCTGAAGGTCGTCATCGCCACCCGGCTCCGCCGGCACGAGAGCTTCACACTGTCCTGGGACCACCCTGACGGTGACCCGGGCGGGCGGTCGACGATCTGGCTGCACCCGTCGATACCGTTGCGCTTCGTGTTCGACGCCCCGGAACCGCCGGCGCTCAACGGGCGTTGGATCGAAGACCTCATGAACTCCGTGAGCTCGACGGGCGGGATCGTCCTCGGAGACGAACTGATCGAACCGAACCAATAG
- a CDS encoding SDR family oxidoreductase, with protein sequence MSVEREPHRAIVTGSDSGIGRATAVALAAAGHDVAVTWHTDREGAEQTAAEVRTHGARAVVAQLDVTDIPACGDVIDAIIDELGGLDVFVNNSGIGTHTPFLDLSLDEWNRVFDTDLTGAFVCLQRAARAMVAAGRGGRLIAVTSVHAHQPMVGYSAYDAAKHGLSGLMKNLALELGSHGISAVSVAPGEIKVSKSDPTDTDPKQIDRPGIPLGRPGDAREVAALIAFLASPEAAYISGTTLVIDGGMLQMGPQAGAAINAHDWRTV encoded by the coding sequence ATGAGCGTTGAGCGCGAACCGCATCGTGCGATCGTCACCGGCTCGGACTCGGGCATCGGCCGTGCGACAGCAGTCGCCCTCGCCGCCGCCGGTCATGACGTCGCCGTCACCTGGCACACCGACCGGGAAGGCGCAGAGCAGACCGCAGCCGAGGTGCGAACCCATGGCGCGAGAGCGGTCGTCGCTCAGCTCGATGTGACGGACATCCCGGCCTGCGGCGACGTCATCGACGCGATCATCGACGAACTCGGCGGCCTCGATGTCTTCGTCAACAATTCCGGCATCGGCACGCATACACCCTTCCTCGACCTCTCGCTCGACGAATGGAACCGCGTCTTCGACACCGACCTGACGGGCGCCTTCGTGTGCCTGCAGCGCGCCGCACGCGCTATGGTCGCCGCAGGCCGAGGGGGCAGACTGATCGCGGTGACGAGCGTGCATGCGCATCAGCCCATGGTCGGATACAGCGCCTACGACGCCGCCAAGCACGGTCTCAGCGGGCTCATGAAGAACCTGGCGCTCGAGCTCGGCAGCCACGGCATCAGTGCGGTGAGCGTCGCACCCGGAGAGATCAAGGTGTCCAAGTCCGACCCGACGGACACCGACCCGAAGCAGATCGACCGACCAGGCATCCCCCTCGGGCGACCGGGAGACGCCCGCGAGGTCGCAGCCCTCATCGCGTTCCTCGCGTCGCCGGAGGCCGCGTACATCTCCGGCACCACTCTGGTCATCGACGGAGGCATGCTGCAGATGGGGCCTCAGGCCGGGGCCGCGATCAACGCACACGACTGGCGAACGGTCTGA
- a CDS encoding NAD-dependent epimerase/dehydratase family protein has protein sequence MTIAVTGGSGKLGRTVVRVLREAGNVVVNLDRTGERAPGFIQVDLTDYGQTVDALMGVDEHPQGFDAVVHLAAIPAPGLHPDAATFHNNMTVTYNVFRAAIRAGVRTIVTASSETVLGLPFDVPPPYIPVDEDVTRPESNYSLSKHLEEQLAIQLVRWHPDLSIQALRFSNVMDPADYAAFPSYDADPLLRKWNLWGYIDARDGAQAVLKAIQRGRREPGFERYIIAAADTVMSRPNTELVGTVFPGVEVRGQLGVNDTLLSIEKARSLLGFEPEHSWRG, from the coding sequence ATGACGATCGCGGTCACCGGGGGTTCGGGCAAGCTCGGCCGAACCGTCGTGCGGGTTCTCCGCGAGGCGGGCAACGTGGTGGTGAACCTCGATCGCACCGGCGAACGAGCCCCAGGGTTCATCCAGGTGGACCTGACCGACTACGGCCAGACCGTGGACGCCTTGATGGGCGTCGACGAGCATCCGCAGGGATTCGACGCGGTCGTGCACCTGGCAGCCATTCCGGCGCCAGGGCTGCATCCTGATGCCGCCACGTTCCACAACAACATGACCGTCACATACAACGTGTTCCGTGCGGCGATCCGTGCAGGAGTGCGGACGATCGTCACGGCATCGAGCGAGACCGTTCTCGGCCTCCCGTTCGATGTCCCACCGCCGTACATCCCGGTCGATGAGGACGTCACGCGTCCGGAATCCAACTACTCGCTCTCGAAGCACCTCGAAGAGCAGCTGGCGATCCAGCTCGTGCGTTGGCATCCTGATCTCTCCATCCAGGCGCTGCGGTTCTCCAATGTGATGGATCCGGCGGACTACGCCGCGTTCCCCTCGTACGACGCCGACCCGTTGCTGCGCAAGTGGAACCTGTGGGGCTACATCGACGCCCGCGACGGAGCGCAGGCGGTGCTGAAGGCGATTCAGCGCGGACGGCGCGAGCCCGGATTCGAGCGGTACATCATCGCCGCCGCGGACACGGTGATGTCCCGCCCCAACACGGAATTGGTCGGCACGGTGTTCCCCGGCGTCGAGGTCCGCGGACAGCTGGGCGTCAACGACACGCTGCTCTCCATCGAGAAGGCGCGGTCGCTGCTGGGCTTCGAGCCCGAGCACTCCTGGCGGGGCTGA
- a CDS encoding thiamine pyrophosphate-requiring protein, producing the protein MPEQQRNVSDVIVDRLSRWGVSRAYGYSGDGINGVLEAIRASDGKVAFVQARHEENAAFMAVGEAKYAGGVGVAISTQGPGAVHLLNGLYDAKLDRVPVVALIGQQHRSVLGSGYMQEIDLRTLFSDVASHYIAEITSPEQVPMVIDRAFRAALASRSPAVVIVPHDVQSEPAPEQPHEHGIVPSAVTFDRPIVRAAEERIAAAAELLMAARRPALLVGKGAAGAVQEVEALATHLGAGVVTSLLGKPFVDERLPFAAGTMGHLGTTASAQVLAECDALLIVGSNDPWTEFYPAPGQARTVQIDIDPQMIGNRSPVEVGLVGDAAATLVALQDAIAADPDRAWTDRVRDTVERWRRISAERAEVAADAINPEAAMRALNSHLPENAQVALDVGSVVYWYARQLVLPRGVPAHVSGTLASVGCGIPYGLAAKLTAPDRPVAVLSGDGGMQMTGLAEIVTVAARWREWADPRFVIAVFDNRDLAEVSWEQREMEGAPRFEASQSLPAVPYDEYARLLGLAGERLSSADDIDAAWRRAWEADRPCVLSIRTDPAIPLLPPLAAAAKKIDQMRSALEAEDEEGEPQAARARRLLEAYIDIEERHGGTEVLSS; encoded by the coding sequence GTGCCAGAACAGCAGCGGAATGTCTCGGACGTGATCGTCGATCGCCTCAGCCGATGGGGAGTGTCCCGCGCCTACGGCTACAGCGGGGACGGTATCAACGGAGTGCTCGAGGCGATTCGCGCCTCCGACGGGAAAGTCGCCTTCGTGCAGGCCCGACACGAGGAGAACGCGGCGTTCATGGCGGTCGGTGAAGCGAAGTACGCGGGGGGAGTGGGCGTCGCGATCTCGACCCAGGGGCCGGGTGCCGTACACCTTCTCAACGGACTCTACGACGCCAAGCTCGACCGGGTTCCGGTCGTCGCCCTCATCGGACAGCAGCACCGCAGCGTGCTCGGGTCCGGTTACATGCAGGAGATCGACCTGCGCACGCTGTTCTCCGATGTCGCTTCGCACTACATCGCGGAGATCACCAGCCCGGAACAGGTGCCGATGGTCATCGACCGCGCCTTCCGCGCCGCGCTCGCATCCCGGTCCCCGGCCGTCGTCATCGTTCCGCATGATGTGCAATCCGAGCCGGCTCCTGAGCAGCCGCACGAGCACGGAATCGTGCCCAGCGCGGTCACATTCGACCGTCCGATCGTGCGGGCAGCCGAAGAGCGCATCGCCGCCGCCGCTGAGTTGCTGATGGCCGCTCGACGGCCGGCACTCCTCGTCGGCAAGGGCGCCGCCGGCGCCGTGCAGGAGGTCGAGGCCCTGGCGACGCACCTCGGCGCAGGGGTGGTCACGAGTCTGCTCGGGAAGCCGTTCGTCGACGAGCGACTGCCTTTCGCTGCGGGCACCATGGGCCACCTCGGAACGACCGCGAGCGCCCAGGTGCTCGCCGAATGCGATGCACTGCTCATCGTCGGATCCAACGACCCGTGGACCGAGTTCTATCCGGCGCCAGGCCAGGCGAGAACCGTGCAGATCGACATCGATCCGCAGATGATCGGCAACCGCAGCCCGGTGGAGGTCGGACTGGTCGGCGACGCGGCTGCCACCCTCGTCGCGCTGCAGGACGCCATCGCCGCGGACCCGGATCGCGCCTGGACCGATCGCGTGCGCGACACCGTCGAGAGATGGCGCAGGATCAGTGCGGAACGGGCGGAAGTCGCGGCGGACGCGATCAACCCCGAGGCCGCCATGCGCGCGTTGAACAGCCACCTACCCGAGAACGCGCAGGTCGCGCTGGATGTCGGCAGCGTCGTGTACTGGTACGCGCGCCAGCTCGTTCTGCCTCGGGGCGTCCCGGCACATGTGTCGGGAACGCTGGCGAGCGTGGGATGCGGCATCCCATACGGCCTTGCCGCCAAGCTCACCGCGCCGGACCGCCCCGTCGCCGTGCTCTCCGGCGACGGGGGGATGCAGATGACCGGACTGGCGGAGATCGTCACGGTCGCGGCGCGCTGGCGTGAGTGGGCGGACCCGCGTTTCGTGATCGCCGTGTTCGACAACCGGGATCTCGCCGAGGTGAGCTGGGAGCAGCGCGAGATGGAAGGTGCCCCGCGCTTCGAGGCGAGCCAGAGTCTTCCTGCGGTGCCGTATGACGAGTACGCCCGCCTGCTCGGCCTCGCCGGAGAGCGCCTGTCCTCTGCGGACGACATCGATGCTGCCTGGCGTCGCGCGTGGGAGGCGGACCGCCCCTGCGTGCTCTCCATCCGGACCGACCCGGCCATCCCGCTGCTGCCGCCGCTGGCCGCAGCGGCGAAGAAGATCGACCAGATGCGGTCGGCTCTCGAGGCAGAGGACGAGGAAGGAGAGCCGCAGGCCGCGCGAGCGCGACGCCTGCTCGAGGCCTACATCGACATCGAGGAACGCCACGGCGGAACCGAGGTGCTGTCGTCCTGA
- a CDS encoding baeRF2 domain-containing protein — protein sequence MSESQRGNTTHGSQLDEQAIKSDSRLAEMLGRPGSWTSAYVDGPSALPQVEEEALRRSVRERLEEAGAPAEDAEAIETALAQRNGLPSPSARVVLASAGRVELDQGFVGARTGPERLDHAPVPTLLPLLRHLGAAMRYLVVETSHDGADIRLETSGRGHSDADVEIEGYTDDLTKVQAGGWSHARYQRYAENTWKQNQDEVAAAVSDLIRQEHPAFVALSGDVRARQLLAEALTDTERELIVEVDAHTRADGADSTELDAAIARSIAERARSAVSDVRDRAAADSGSGGAEGIAEVTAALQQARVETLLLDGRMQDNERTLLALDAPPWVAGDESESLGTAVVARVPAAEALARAAILTHARVLIEDDEPTADGAPRESRPVREPLAVLRWADDAEARDER from the coding sequence ATGTCCGAATCTCAGCGAGGCAACACGACCCACGGTTCGCAGCTGGACGAGCAGGCGATCAAGAGTGACTCCCGTCTGGCGGAGATGCTCGGTCGCCCCGGTTCCTGGACCAGCGCATATGTCGATGGTCCGAGTGCGCTGCCGCAGGTGGAGGAGGAGGCGCTTCGTCGCTCTGTGCGCGAACGGCTGGAAGAAGCCGGCGCGCCCGCCGAAGACGCCGAAGCGATCGAGACGGCGCTGGCCCAGCGCAACGGCCTGCCGAGTCCGTCCGCCCGTGTCGTCCTGGCTTCTGCCGGTCGCGTCGAACTCGATCAGGGCTTCGTCGGAGCACGCACCGGTCCCGAGCGCCTCGATCACGCACCAGTTCCGACGCTGCTTCCCCTTCTGCGTCACCTCGGTGCGGCCATGCGCTACCTCGTCGTGGAGACGAGCCATGATGGCGCGGACATCAGGCTGGAGACATCGGGACGCGGACACAGCGATGCGGATGTTGAGATCGAGGGCTACACGGACGATCTCACGAAGGTGCAGGCGGGGGGATGGTCGCACGCCCGTTATCAGCGGTATGCCGAGAACACCTGGAAGCAGAATCAGGACGAGGTCGCCGCCGCCGTCAGCGATCTCATCAGACAGGAGCATCCGGCATTCGTCGCGCTCTCCGGCGATGTGCGCGCACGGCAGCTGCTCGCGGAAGCGCTGACGGACACCGAACGCGAACTGATCGTGGAAGTCGATGCGCACACCCGCGCGGATGGTGCCGATTCCACGGAACTCGATGCGGCTATCGCCCGGTCGATCGCCGAGCGAGCGCGCTCCGCCGTCAGCGACGTGCGCGATCGCGCCGCGGCCGACAGCGGCAGCGGCGGCGCGGAAGGCATCGCCGAGGTCACCGCGGCGCTTCAGCAGGCGCGTGTGGAGACCCTGCTGCTCGATGGCCGGATGCAGGACAACGAGCGCACGCTGCTCGCACTCGACGCGCCACCGTGGGTCGCCGGCGACGAGTCGGAGAGCCTCGGAACCGCAGTCGTCGCGAGGGTGCCGGCGGCCGAGGCACTGGCACGTGCGGCAATCCTCACCCACGCGCGGGTGCTGATCGAGGACGACGAGCCGACCGCTGACGGTGCGCCGCGCGAGAGCCGACCCGTTCGCGAGCCGCTGGCCGTACTCCGATGGGCAGATGACGCGGAGGCACGCGATGAGCGTTGA
- a CDS encoding FUSC family protein, which yields MPTSSGQRGERFESLRNAFRSARLLFAAKAALAVGIAWALAPHMPGVTDEYPYYAPLGALLSMYPTLMESARSGLQTLFGLVVGIALALIVVATVGPNWWTIPVVAGIGVLLSGTGWFGVGKEYVPIAALFVLIIGGQNSEDYSLGYVSQMAVGVAVGLAVNLLIVPRVLTGVAAARVDSFGGQLARHLHEVGEAVSESWPPERDEWVRDAAALADTSREVRQALDEADASRKGNPRAMRGRYDTSDVHDRLEALELIAVRIRDISEALADTIWERPGGLGLNPALAQPLSEACHRVADCIPQDGDDGADAHRTRESAARAVRLLLEEVNRLAVSSGQAIGPGVLICMHLRRILLLLRARE from the coding sequence ATGCCGACGTCATCCGGTCAGAGGGGTGAGCGGTTCGAGTCGCTGAGGAACGCCTTCCGCTCTGCGCGCCTGCTGTTCGCGGCCAAGGCCGCGCTCGCTGTGGGAATCGCCTGGGCGCTCGCGCCGCACATGCCGGGCGTGACCGACGAATACCCGTACTACGCGCCGCTGGGTGCGCTGCTGAGCATGTATCCGACCCTGATGGAGTCGGCCAGGTCGGGCCTGCAGACCCTGTTCGGTCTTGTCGTCGGCATCGCCCTCGCGCTCATCGTCGTCGCCACGGTCGGACCGAACTGGTGGACCATACCGGTTGTCGCCGGGATCGGCGTGCTGCTGTCCGGAACGGGCTGGTTCGGCGTCGGCAAGGAATACGTGCCGATCGCGGCGCTGTTCGTGCTGATCATCGGCGGCCAGAACTCCGAAGACTACTCACTGGGCTATGTCAGTCAGATGGCGGTCGGCGTCGCGGTCGGTCTCGCCGTCAATCTGCTCATCGTGCCTCGTGTACTCACCGGCGTGGCGGCCGCTCGCGTCGACTCCTTCGGAGGACAGTTGGCCAGGCACCTGCACGAGGTCGGCGAAGCGGTGTCCGAGTCCTGGCCACCTGAACGCGATGAGTGGGTGCGGGATGCCGCGGCCCTCGCCGACACATCACGCGAGGTGCGCCAGGCGCTCGACGAGGCCGACGCGAGCCGCAAGGGGAATCCCCGGGCCATGCGCGGACGGTACGACACCTCTGATGTGCACGATCGACTCGAGGCACTCGAGCTGATCGCCGTGCGCATCCGCGACATCTCCGAGGCGCTGGCCGACACCATCTGGGAACGCCCGGGTGGGCTGGGGCTGAACCCCGCACTGGCGCAGCCGCTGAGCGAGGCGTGTCACCGGGTGGCGGACTGCATCCCACAGGACGGAGACGACGGCGCGGACGCGCATCGAACGCGTGAGAGCGCAGCGAGGGCGGTTCGCCTCCTGCTCGAAGAGGTGAACCGTCTCGCTGTCAGCTCAGGGCAGGCCATCGGCCCGGGAGTGCTCATCTGCATGCATCTGCGGCGGATACTGCTGCTGTTGCGCGCGCGCGAATGA
- a CDS encoding phosphoketolase family protein, with amino-acid sequence MTANPESLDRIDRWWRAANYLSVGQIYLQENATLERPLAVDDIKPRLLGHFGTVPGLNLVYAHLNRVIVERDEPVLLIAGPGHGGPAMNANAWLDGTYSELYADVTQDAAGMGRLFHQFSYPGGVPSHTAPETPGSIQEGGELGYSLSHAFGAALDDPDLTVVCVVGDGEAETGPLATAWHGNRFLDPRRDGMVLPILHLNGWKITNPTLLARIPEQELAALMTGYGYEPIFVTISASESPSTGHQRFAEALDRAFDGIERVRAAALEDERRPWPMIVLRSPKGWTGPEEVDGEPVEGTWRSHQVPLDDVRDDEGHRRMLEEWLRSYRPEELFDDTGSPFESTAGWGPKSARRMSAIPQANGIRRPLDLPGLDAHAVHVESPGGSDAGATQVLGYWLADVIARNPETFRIFSPDELESNRLAPAVFEATEKQWNAGVEPVDEHLAPHGRVMEVLSEHLCQGWLEGYTLTGRHGVFTSYEAFIHIVDSMFNQHAKWLEASAGVAWREPLPAFTYLLSSHVWQQDHNGFTHQDPGFIDHVLNKSVDIVRVYLPFDANTLLVTMSQCLDAADRINVVVAGKKPAPQWLSIDDAREHVQRGIGELGWAGNTRAAETPDIVLAAAGDVPTQEVIAAAELLRDSIPDLRVRVVNVVDLATLQSPEQHPAGLEHAAFDALFTVDRPIVFAYHGYPSLIHRLTYKRNGHENLHVHGYQERGTTTTPFDMLMLNDIDRYRLAIDAIDRVPGLAEKAADVRARFATAREDARRHTREHGVDIPVVADWTFASESQREEREERGS; translated from the coding sequence ATGACTGCGAACCCCGAGTCCCTCGACCGGATCGACCGCTGGTGGCGCGCGGCGAACTATCTGAGCGTCGGTCAGATCTATCTGCAGGAGAATGCGACGCTCGAGCGCCCGCTGGCTGTCGACGACATCAAACCTCGCCTGCTGGGCCATTTCGGAACCGTGCCGGGCCTCAACCTCGTCTACGCGCACCTGAACCGCGTCATCGTCGAGCGTGACGAACCCGTGCTGCTCATCGCGGGCCCCGGGCACGGCGGCCCGGCGATGAACGCGAACGCCTGGCTCGACGGCACCTACTCGGAGCTGTACGCCGACGTGACACAGGATGCCGCCGGGATGGGCAGGCTCTTCCATCAGTTCTCGTACCCGGGCGGCGTGCCGAGTCACACGGCGCCGGAGACCCCAGGCTCCATCCAAGAAGGCGGAGAGCTCGGCTACTCGCTTTCGCACGCTTTCGGCGCGGCTCTGGACGATCCAGACCTCACCGTCGTCTGCGTCGTCGGAGACGGCGAGGCGGAGACCGGGCCGCTGGCCACGGCGTGGCACGGCAACAGGTTCCTCGACCCGCGGCGCGACGGCATGGTGCTGCCGATCCTGCACCTGAACGGCTGGAAGATCACGAACCCGACGTTGTTGGCTCGGATTCCCGAGCAGGAGCTGGCCGCGCTCATGACCGGGTACGGCTACGAGCCGATCTTCGTCACGATCTCGGCATCCGAGTCACCGTCCACGGGGCATCAACGATTCGCAGAGGCGCTGGATCGCGCCTTCGACGGCATCGAACGCGTTCGCGCGGCCGCTCTCGAGGACGAACGTCGTCCATGGCCGATGATCGTCCTCCGCTCGCCGAAAGGCTGGACGGGGCCCGAAGAGGTCGATGGCGAACCGGTCGAAGGGACATGGCGCTCCCACCAGGTACCCCTTGACGACGTGCGCGACGACGAAGGACACCGGCGGATGCTGGAGGAGTGGCTGCGCTCGTATCGACCGGAAGAACTCTTCGACGACACCGGATCGCCTTTCGAGTCGACGGCAGGGTGGGGACCGAAGAGCGCGCGGCGAATGAGCGCGATCCCGCAGGCCAACGGCATCCGTCGGCCGCTCGATCTCCCGGGTCTCGACGCACACGCGGTGCACGTCGAATCTCCCGGCGGCTCCGACGCGGGCGCGACCCAGGTGCTCGGATACTGGCTGGCCGACGTCATCGCCCGAAACCCCGAGACGTTCCGCATCTTCAGCCCGGACGAGCTCGAGTCGAACCGTCTGGCTCCTGCCGTTTTCGAGGCGACCGAGAAGCAGTGGAACGCCGGCGTCGAACCGGTGGACGAGCATCTCGCTCCGCACGGACGCGTGATGGAGGTGCTGAGCGAGCATCTGTGCCAGGGCTGGCTCGAGGGGTACACGCTCACCGGTCGGCACGGGGTCTTCACCTCGTACGAGGCGTTCATCCACATCGTCGACTCGATGTTCAATCAGCACGCGAAGTGGCTGGAGGCATCTGCGGGCGTCGCATGGCGTGAGCCGCTGCCCGCGTTCACGTATCTGCTGTCGAGTCATGTGTGGCAGCAGGATCACAACGGCTTCACCCATCAGGATCCCGGGTTCATCGATCATGTCCTGAACAAGAGCGTCGACATCGTGCGCGTGTATCTGCCGTTCGACGCGAACACGCTTCTGGTCACGATGTCGCAGTGCCTCGACGCCGCCGACCGCATCAACGTCGTCGTCGCCGGCAAGAAACCGGCCCCGCAATGGCTGAGCATCGACGACGCCCGCGAGCACGTGCAGCGCGGGATCGGCGAGCTGGGATGGGCGGGGAACACGCGAGCGGCGGAGACTCCCGACATCGTGCTGGCCGCCGCGGGCGACGTGCCCACGCAGGAGGTCATCGCTGCCGCAGAGCTGCTGCGCGACAGCATCCCCGACCTGAGAGTGCGCGTCGTGAACGTCGTCGATCTGGCCACGCTGCAGTCGCCGGAGCAGCATCCGGCAGGTCTTGAGCATGCGGCCTTCGACGCGCTCTTCACCGTCGATCGTCCGATCGTGTTCGCCTACCACGGCTACCCGTCGCTCATCCACCGCCTCACGTACAAGCGCAACGGACACGAGAATCTGCACGTGCACGGCTACCAGGAGCGCGGCACCACCACGACCCCCTTCGACATGCTCATGCTCAACGACATCGACCGATATCGACTCGCGATCGACGCCATCGACCGCGTACCCGGCCTCGCGGAGAAGGCCGCTGATGTTCGCGCCCGCTTCGCGACGGCGCGTGAAGATGCCCGTCGCCACACCCGCGAACACGGTGTGGACATTCCGGTGGTCGCGGACTGGACATTCGCGAGTGAATCGCAGAGGGAAGAAAGAGAAGAGAGAGGATCCTGA
- a CDS encoding DUF2188 domain-containing protein: MSHLDVVTRDKQGQWVNEVEGANELSLSFSSRDEAVTAGLDFARQHGSRHTVEEAPPSGVITDGGGPDNGVAVVGERPARSDGLPETTDEDGMPLDNPSG; this comes from the coding sequence TTGTCGCATCTGGATGTTGTCACCAGAGACAAACAGGGCCAATGGGTCAACGAGGTCGAGGGGGCGAACGAGCTCTCCCTCAGCTTCAGCAGCAGGGACGAGGCCGTCACCGCCGGTCTTGACTTCGCCAGGCAACACGGGTCTCGCCACACCGTCGAGGAGGCGCCGCCGAGCGGTGTGATCACAGATGGCGGCGGGCCGGATAACGGCGTGGCCGTCGTCGGTGAGCGGCCTGCGAGGTCGGACGGACTGCCCGAGACGACCGATGAAGACGGAATGCCGCTGGACAATCCGTCCGGGTGA